Within the Periophthalmus magnuspinnatus isolate fPerMag1 chromosome 7, fPerMag1.2.pri, whole genome shotgun sequence genome, the region CCCTGCCATGTTTTCGGGGTAAGAAACTGTATTCAGCTTCATCTTCActgcgctcgcgagcggagagCTTGTTTTGTCACGTGCACAAGactgacctttgaactgagtaGGTCAGGGTTTACCTTAACTTAAACTTCACGTATTATTAACATATTTCACGTATTATTAACgtatttattaacattttttaagatattgtcatttttaaagctatataaatgcaagagtgattaaaaaaataacagtaaaattttttttagattgagcTCACTGGTGAGtaatgctatttttagaaccggccTGCGGGCGACTCATATAGTCCTTGGGGGCACtgtgttggtgacccctgacaTAGAGAATAATAGAGTGTACAACAGAGTGTGTGTTTTCACAGGACAGCCAAGTAATGCTGTACATGTGAATAAGTGTGTTGGCATTGCGAAAATGTCCCACGCCCAGCGGCTCGACGGTGCCACCTACAATTTCATCCATATGGGAGAGGAGGATGGTAAATCCTTGAATACACGCACACAAATCGAAACATAGTGATAGAGAATGgtgggacaagcataaaaataaattgaagcGCTGTCCTAtgatggacaggaagtcggccatattggatggAAAATGCgtgcatgttcagggggtgaaaaatgtgattgtttgggCAGAAAATCGAAgcacaatgttaatatgcagtgtggccctggctCCATATGAGAGGAGTCTGAGgatttgcaccggcaaccacgtacataatacaggtatggtgtagttgaccttttttttgccccttttgatGCCTACAATTATCTCCCAAAATTTCATGCCGATCCCGTGCGACTGTCGatttttaggctgatccatgtgtctgtgagagggaatcaaagaaacaggaaataaagGCGTTATTCGGCGGAGGCGTATAGGCAAAAGgcgtggaatttggagaaaacgtggatgttttatggaaacccatgtgtctagatgtggcatgtgaaatctgagctcatttggaccaaaaacctgaaaCTAGatacgttttgaaaacacgcagtgaaaaaaacatgacgATTTttcgatccaatatggccgacttcctgtccacCATGgggcagtgcttcaattcatttttatggttGTCCCAtggtgctctatcactgttcggatttttgtgcatgtatttcaaaattaaccaggctcctctcACATAGGGGTCAACttgtaggtggcgctgtcgagtcaggaggaatgggacaTTGTTGCAaggccaattttatgaaatttttcaccgagccggtcgattctatacccccatgtgggACTTTTTgtgcatgttcagggggtggaaaatgtgattgtttggacagaaaaacgaagaacaatgttaatatgcagtgtggccctgggctgtgtggccctgactcacGAAGTGATAGCAAGGGGCATTTGGCGAGGGGTCAATTATATTACTATACTAAAAATCTTTGCTTTGTCCACAGCGCTGCAAAgccttgtccttctctcagtgaACTTCTTGACTTCACAgctgtcagggtcaagaaatgccaaaagtacaaagcagtgatcaaagcaaagggtaaaggctgtctttaaaaatcaaagttttgagccattttgagtttatcatttgtttactactttccacATGTATCactcatagttttgatgcttcagtgagaatctaaaatgcaaataattttatatatatatatatatatatatatatatatatatatatatatatatatatataagaatcaaaaatgtaaaagtgtgtccaaacctttgactggtcaGTGTagatatacatttatacattttgtctACATTGAAGtgtttgagggaaaaaaaaaaaaaaaaaatttcatatGTTTAAATTCTTATTTGAGTGTATTTGTAGTGACGCTCTTTGACCACGCGCGCGCTCTTCTACGTGGCCTTTGTCCACATACGTCACTAAAACGCGACAGTAACTCAGCGCTCGCGTTTTTATTCCTTCGGTTCATCTTTTTCCAAACAAACCTCAGAAATGCAACGAAACAGCCTCGTTTTTTACGTTTGAATGGGTAAGTGGATGCGGTTATAATCCAGTCCTTCATATAAAATCAATTTTCTGTCGATGCGAACCATAATTAatcaaaacagacacattttgacTTTCTGCAGTCGTTTTGTGCAGAAGAAAATCCGTTGTTTTTATAAAGTCGTTTTGGCAaagggtttattttgaaaactgcaAACTGGAGGCTCAACGTCTAagctaaaaaacagaaatagttgtGCTCTATTTGCTTTGTCTGGGAGTGTTTTTATGCTTAATACAAACAGTGCAACAGAAACGCCGAATACTTCACCGTTTATGAGCAGTTTTGTTCCTCTTACAAAAAGCAATCACAAACATTAGGCTGGAAACGGAGTCCACGTAGCAAAattttcctgtatattttaaTGCAGTCTGTTGTCATGAATCCATATCTGTGAGGGACATTTTACAGCCTCATCTCAATTAAACAGAATTATACGTTGTTGGGAGGGCATCTTACACACAGGATATAAGATGTCTATGAATTGCCTGtcaaatccaaaatgatatttctctgtagaaGTATTTAAGAAGTATcaaagaagtgtgtattctggatcccaggcaactgtAAGAAGATAGATCAGATAGATGGGCTGTACTATGGAtcaacattttgtttattgtgaacagcaatattaataataaacagCTTAATAATATAAATGGGTCTACTTCTTATTTAAAACTGCAGGGGTGGCATTTCACCacagcaagcagcagattgtttatcatgtatttttatttgttttttcaacCGAGAAAAATCCGGTGTGTGGGATTTTTCTTAGGTTTATGTTCTTGAGTCGCTTCCTCTCCTCCAATGCACTCGTTTTCAAGAAATTGGTGTGTGAAGTTCTCCCTGTTTCTTGTCTCTTGCAGTTGTTCTGTGTTTTTCGTGATGAGGATTCTTCTCCAGGGTCCCAGTTACGCCCCGAGCCTCCTCTTGGAGCTCAACCGCCTTCGTCTCTCGCGCCGCTTCTGTGATGTCCTGCTACAAGTCGGAAACCGCAAATACCCTGCTCATCGGGCCATTCTCTCTTGTGCTGGGGCCTATTTTTACAACCTGTTTGCTACGACTTCAGACTCCCTGTcttctactactaatactactactgccttCTCATTGGAGTTTATCTCTCCTTCAAATTTTGAAAAAGTGCTCACGTTTATTTACACGGGTGAGATTTTGATAGACTTAATCGATGTTGGGGTACTGTATGAACTAGCCGAAAGATTAGGGATTAGTGAATTGGTGAGAGCTTGTCATGCAACGTTCCCAGACTTACAAACttcaaaaaattgtaaaaatagtCCAGCAGATCTAATCTCCTCTGGTGTTGCTTCCAATAACGATGCTAACCTCGTCAGTGAATTTGCCTGCTCCTCTGCGGcgtcttgctcctctctctcttcctctgctccaacTCCCGCTTCGTTTTCACCTCCTTCTCAGCCAAAGCAAGCGCGGAGCAATTCTGAAACAGCAAACTTGAacttaaaatcagaaaatatcCAAGCAATTGCAAACTACGGTCAAATTTTGGCAGAGTCAGAGCATCAGGAGCTTCCCCTAGGCagtaatgataatgataaaacGACACTGTTCATTGGTGCAGCTCTTCAACTCAAAACTGAACAGGATTTttcaggagaagaagagaggagagatgagcaCAAAATACAGATAGAAGCGGAGTCTTTGGTTGGTGTTGATGGAGGAGGACTGCAGGTGGGGTCGGTGCAgagtggagaggtggagagagagagtagactTTTCATTCAGTCTGTGGAGGGtgccagaggaggaggtgaagacaggAGTGAATCTGAAGAGAACAAGAATGGTGGAGTCATGGATGAACCGGAGGAGGATGAGCAGTGGAGGCAACTCGCAGGTAAAGTGCCAGAATCACGATATTCAATTTGGACAAAAATTCTATTccatacaattttatttatatagcacatttaaaacaactacacataaaagtcaacaaaaaaacgaCTATAGGTATAAaacaatacataggaaaagaagaATAAAACGGAGATATTCtgtctagctagtgttaaatgccagggcgaagaggtgggttttcaatttagtcttaaactgcgttaaacacacaggatctgacagacagagggcgctgttccatagtctggaccTCCttagaaaaggctctgtcacctctgatcttgagcctggctttaggcacagctgacctcagggctctgagTGGAGCATAGGagtgcagtaactccctcaaataaagaggacccatacagtgcacatatttacacacaatctgtaacattttgaattgataAAATTATTAATTTTACCATGGCTTGTTGTTGTCctgggacaactaaaaatggCTTTGAACtaaagattaaattaaatatatattttgtattgccCAAAcggcacaaaaaaaataaaattggttaatccacctgtctgttattgacccaTGTCTGTTCCacttgtttgattttctaacgtAAACAGgaccctccttctcagcaaggaTAAACTAATTATGTCGATTATAATTGCCTTCAGTATGTCCACTGAAATTTCAATTCTTGTAACATTTATGGAATTTTTGAGGGCTGTTTAATAtcacaatgaaaaaatatatgaattggAGACAATACAGACAATGAAAGAcagacattttgatttgaaggAATAGGGAGTGCATGCATCCAGATTTGAAGGGGCTGATGACAATACGAATTGCATCTCCTCTTATATGGGAGTGTAAGtacgtgtgtgtgcgcatgtttAGGTAAGTAACAAAACAGAAAAggaaaactaaagaaataataaataaaagggaAAGGGAGGAAttcagaaagagaaaaaaagtgattaaaatgttttctttcttttaaaaaaaatatacaattcaTATAATTTTTATTGAATTGGGAGACCATTTCTTGaatctttttaatggagaggtcttcAGCCAACCCTCTGTCAGTAAATGCATATGGTTTGGAGAGTTCAgatttggaggaagaaattagaCTATTACCTATGAGTTGGGTTTTAAAAGCATTATACATCTGTTTTTCAGGATTTCTGATGTGTCTTTATACAATCATTGTTATGGATTAAGCAAtgaacattcttcctgacaGGAGACATCATTGAACTGAGCGATGATGAAAACTACTTAGAAGAGAAAGacgaagaggaagaggatgacCTGGTCTGCATCGAGAACGGAGCCAATCCAAGCGCACAGGTAAAGATGAAAGTTCAATAAGCTCCGATAACGTGACACAACACACTAAAGAGGCTATAGCTTtaaacctcagggaaagaaggcagttGTTACTACCttcttaatgttcatatcttgagttacggacacaaaagcaaaataaaaataccaggatgtagagcgggttaatacgaacattttaagaccaaaataacagaGCCTGACAGCACTGAGACAGtcctaatgtaaagtgaattggagccagagtcaatggagccacttcctatttggaatgtggctgctagcaggttagctatgtacatcTATATAcactacctggccaaaaaaaaagtcgccacctggatttaactaagcaaataggtacgagcctcccaTTGGATAGTTACTgcaggttcagcaacagtctgtgctcaaggcatgaggtcagctgacacctgaatatactgaatgaccaagttattccatcaatggattttttcttccctgatggcacgggcatattccaagatgacaatgcctggattcatcgggctcaaattgtgacagtggttcaggagcatgagacatcattttcacacatggattgtccaccacagagtccagaccttaaccccattgagaatctttgggatgtgctggagaagctttgagcagcgtcagactcgaccatcatcaatgcaacatcttggtgaaaaattaatgcaacactggatggaaataaatcttgggacattgcagaagcgaaatcgaaacaatgccacagcgaatgtgtgctgtaatcaaagatAAACGCGTTTTAActaaatattagtgtgtgacctgtgctcaggtctctgcactggctcctgtggttcagagaataaactttaaagcagccaagtctctccatggcctaacaccaaagaacatctctgaCATTTTAGTGCCATAGGAACCATCTCACaatctgaggacctcagggagcggcttcctgctggtgctcagagtcgggactcaaccgggactcaaccgggactcaaccgggactcaaccgggactcaaccgggactcaaccgggactcTACCGGGACTCTACCGGGACTCTACCGGGACTCTACCGGGACTCTACCGGGACTCTACCGGGACTCTACCGggactctactttgacaatgtttaaatccaggctccaaacagttcaGTTTAGCTGTGTTtagatgattatttgtgatcatttatgtttttatttgttgtattgtgattttaatgtctttcttattctttaaagcactttaaatcacttatctttgtgtatgaattgtgctatacaaataaacttgccttgtcacAGGTAAAATCCAAGCTATTTGATTGTAATGTTCTTCTCTTTGATACAGGAGTCTGAGCAGCTCCCCTGTAAAGTCTGTGGTCTAAACCTGTCCTTGGACCCGGCTCTGGTCAGGTCTCACGCTGAGTCCCACCTCACAGAGGGGGGGCAGTGCGTCGTGTGTGGAGCCATGTTCCTCGATCCGGAGAGCGGACTGAACCATGTAGTCTCCCATGTGGGGGTGCAGCTGCATGCCTGTGCCATGTGTCAGACTCACTTTAGCAGCAG harbors:
- the LOC117374050 gene encoding zinc finger and BTB domain-containing protein 39, with translation MRILLQGPSYAPSLLLELNRLRLSRRFCDVLLQVGNRKYPAHRAILSCAGAYFYNLFATTSDSLSSTTNTTTAFSLEFISPSNFEKVLTFIYTGEILIDLIDVGVLYELAERLGISELVRACHATFPDLQTSKNCKNSPADLISSGVASNNDANLVSEFACSSAASCSSLSSSAPTPASFSPPSQPKQARSNSETANLNLKSENIQAIANYGQILAESEHQELPLGSNDNDKTTLFIGAALQLKTEQDFSGEEERRDEHKIQIEAESLVGVDGGGLQVGSVQSGEVERESRLFIQSVEGARGGGEDRSESEENKNGGVMDEPEEDEQWRQLAGDIIELSDDENYLEEKDEEEEDDLVCIENGANPSAQESEQLPCKVCGLNLSLDPALVRSHAESHLTEGGQCVVCGAMFLDPESGLNHVVSHVGVQLHACAMCQTHFSSRAKVLRHLNVSSSSYSIPPSALSSSAPQSSELHCAQCNKMVSRDFKSVREHALAHVSVQSLSCSICPLSLPSLCPLLWHALSHLSLPVFTCPHCALCFVERPLLDRHMSAHAEEAAAKERERSLLRAFAFRPNGSLSGGSEELRCPFCPQTFRSSSSFHSHLSTHSADALSSNTGTAGLLGKRKSDSTLNGPTPSLSSLRDIGELFKMSNANFSYSSPNKTLPGLSHGLGPGMPASFGSTSGQEAADFGAAKAKWYRCRYCGKSFAHSGEFTYHLRIHTGEKPYQCKVCLRFFRGRSTMICHLKTHAGALMYRCTICGLFFSTLKMVSSHMELHKDHLPPDFNIEQTFMYNDHSKEPLPPADT